The Persicobacter psychrovividus genome window below encodes:
- a CDS encoding MoxR family ATPase, translating to MSSSLKQVQTIISRINQSIIGQEAIVEKIMVALLADGNLLLEGLPGLAKTRAVKSLSKELKVSLSRIQFTPDLLPSDITGTEIYQPDAEQAFTFKQGPIFANLILADEINRAPAKVQAALLEAMEERQTTVSGKTYEMQPLFMVMATQNPVDQEGTYPLPEAQMDRFLMKVIIDYPNPESEKQLLRLVRNEAKGAVQTEEPFEQQLIFNARKEIQAIEVSEAVEQYMVDLVFATRRPEKYSEQLAKWIDFGASPRGTIALDKCARAVAWLRGRQYVTPNDVREVIKEVLRHRMILSYEASAHRVDTDQVIDEILQVVAVI from the coding sequence ATGAGTTCATCTCTTAAACAAGTTCAAACCATTATCAGTCGAATCAACCAGTCAATCATTGGGCAGGAAGCGATAGTGGAAAAAATTATGGTCGCTCTTTTGGCCGATGGGAACCTACTGTTGGAAGGGCTCCCGGGTCTTGCCAAGACTCGGGCAGTAAAGAGTCTATCCAAAGAGCTAAAAGTGAGCTTATCTCGTATTCAATTTACTCCCGATTTACTGCCCTCTGATATTACGGGCACGGAGATTTATCAACCAGATGCCGAGCAGGCCTTTACATTTAAGCAAGGACCGATATTCGCCAATCTTATCTTAGCCGATGAGATCAATAGAGCGCCAGCAAAGGTACAGGCTGCCCTGCTTGAGGCAATGGAAGAACGGCAAACCACCGTATCTGGAAAAACATATGAGATGCAACCACTTTTTATGGTGATGGCAACACAGAATCCGGTAGATCAAGAAGGCACCTATCCGCTTCCTGAGGCGCAGATGGATCGTTTCTTAATGAAGGTTATTATTGATTATCCAAATCCTGAATCAGAAAAACAATTGTTAAGATTGGTACGCAATGAGGCAAAAGGAGCGGTTCAAACAGAAGAACCCTTTGAACAGCAATTGATCTTTAACGCACGTAAAGAGATTCAAGCCATCGAGGTATCTGAAGCAGTCGAACAATACATGGTAGACTTGGTCTTTGCCACCCGAAGACCAGAAAAATACAGCGAACAACTTGCCAAGTGGATAGATTTTGGCGCCAGCCCAAGAGGGACGATTGCTTTGGATAAATGCGCCAGAGCCGTCGCATGGCTTAGAGGGCGGCAGTACGTTACGCCCAATGATGTGCGTGAAGTCATCAAAGAGGTTTTAAGACACCGGATGATTTTAAGTTATGAAGCAAGTGCGCACCGAGTGGATACCGATCAGGTGATTGATGAAATCCTTCAAGTTGTTGCCGTAATATAA
- a CDS encoding VWA domain-containing protein: MFEFANPWVVVLLPLPLFIYWLLPPMHQRSDAVVISFMEHLEIATGKQKKRSAWVARRSIAQWLGLSLAWISILLALAKPQIVGKPEMKVKTARSLLVAADISHSMDTRDWVVDNERLSRWEAIKRLMGEFIEKRDGDRLSLVFFGTEAYLQTPFTTEVKVVRWFLDETEVGMAGQMTSIGKAIGFGMKMFESDTLEQKVMLLLTDGRDGGKGISPLDAAYLAKADSVKIYTIGIGNPDLPGTDLDEESLKQISEITGGKYFRAMDQQQLAAIYSTLDQLEPMEFEEEEAKPITSLYYYPLIAALLIGLVLLSFRVLYSMVNLKK, translated from the coding sequence ATGTTTGAATTTGCGAATCCCTGGGTAGTGGTCTTGCTTCCGTTACCTCTTTTCATTTACTGGTTACTTCCTCCCATGCACCAACGTTCTGATGCGGTGGTAATCTCTTTTATGGAACATCTCGAAATTGCTACAGGCAAACAAAAGAAGCGCAGTGCATGGGTTGCGCGTCGTTCAATCGCACAGTGGCTGGGACTCTCTTTGGCCTGGATCAGCATTCTACTTGCTTTGGCTAAGCCACAGATTGTTGGCAAGCCAGAAATGAAAGTGAAAACCGCAAGGAGCCTTTTGGTGGCAGCCGATATTTCCCATAGCATGGATACCCGAGATTGGGTAGTGGATAATGAAAGACTTTCCAGATGGGAGGCTATCAAGCGGTTAATGGGCGAGTTTATTGAGAAAAGAGATGGAGATCGTCTTTCATTAGTGTTTTTTGGTACCGAAGCCTACTTGCAAACCCCATTCACCACTGAAGTGAAGGTGGTTAGGTGGTTTCTTGATGAAACAGAGGTCGGCATGGCAGGCCAAATGACCAGCATAGGTAAAGCCATTGGTTTTGGTATGAAAATGTTTGAGAGCGATACGCTTGAGCAAAAAGTCATGCTTTTGTTGACTGATGGGCGAGATGGAGGCAAAGGAATCTCTCCCTTGGATGCGGCCTATTTAGCAAAAGCTGACAGTGTGAAAATTTATACCATAGGAATCGGCAATCCGGATTTACCTGGAACCGACCTTGATGAAGAAAGCCTAAAGCAAATCAGTGAAATTACGGGTGGTAAATATTTCAGGGCAATGGATCAACAGCAGTTGGCGGCTATTTATTCAACCCTTGATCAACTTGAACCAATGGAATTTGAAGAGGAAGAGGCCAAGCCAATCACCTCATTGTATTATTATCCTTTGATCGCGGCATTGCTGATTGGTCTGGTACTCCTGTCGTTCAGGGTTTTATATTCTATGGTCAACCTAAAAAAATAA
- a CDS encoding replication initiation protein, producing the protein MKQEYLDLVIVKSNKLIESKNHFSVIQQRIMSIAFGMLRPDQEKFEWIHIPYLDLFDTKTKKGGSQYQIVKDALREMSALSIFIQQDNGLWESVPFLQAAGDDVAKTVKVRFVENARDLLLNLTGNFTKYLVKSISKFESSYSFKVYELCKQYVRLKEREETLLFLRERLGVLRGYEDTAAGRRRLQQDHEENKLNTLYPEFRDFNAKILKVAQREINKHSDIYIEYEKIRQGRSVTSIKFKIRLNQANIEEEDVVNVSVQKGQSIQAAAPTPPTKTIDIPHQEILSKEEYANQYVEQQKSVKNPSAYKSKLMKDPNFDEQYQKVAKQTQSKKKAEIAKSEKQQEEQLVEKLKAEYGEEFKNIRVPYCEMANENVSLLDDFLEWLNANYSGVDRRRLLERVGERELQKSDWIKFGTFMINRQGTEYEKRFFMNADPKLYIQMRLAELHSTPKAKPAKKSVFSGF; encoded by the coding sequence ATGAAGCAGGAATACCTTGATTTGGTCATTGTAAAGTCGAATAAATTGATTGAAAGTAAAAATCACTTTTCGGTGATTCAGCAACGAATCATGTCGATTGCTTTTGGGATGCTTCGACCGGATCAGGAAAAATTTGAATGGATTCATATCCCCTATCTTGATTTATTTGATACCAAAACAAAAAAAGGGGGGAGCCAGTATCAGATTGTCAAGGATGCGCTTCGGGAAATGTCAGCCTTGAGTATCTTCATTCAGCAGGATAATGGTCTATGGGAGTCAGTCCCTTTTTTGCAGGCGGCCGGTGATGATGTTGCCAAGACAGTCAAAGTGCGGTTTGTTGAAAATGCAAGAGACCTCTTGCTTAACCTTACCGGAAATTTCACCAAGTACCTGGTCAAGTCTATTTCCAAGTTTGAAAGCAGTTATTCTTTTAAGGTTTATGAGCTTTGCAAGCAATATGTGCGACTGAAAGAAAGAGAGGAAACGCTGTTGTTTTTGCGGGAACGTTTGGGGGTCTTGCGGGGTTATGAAGATACTGCTGCCGGAAGACGCCGGTTGCAGCAGGATCATGAAGAAAATAAGCTCAATACCTTGTACCCGGAATTTCGTGATTTTAATGCCAAGATTTTGAAAGTTGCTCAGCGGGAAATCAATAAGCACAGTGATATTTATATTGAATATGAAAAAATTCGACAGGGACGTTCTGTTACTTCGATCAAATTTAAGATCCGACTGAATCAAGCCAATATTGAGGAAGAGGATGTGGTGAATGTAAGTGTGCAAAAGGGACAAAGCATTCAGGCGGCCGCTCCTACCCCACCGACAAAAACGATTGATATTCCTCATCAAGAAATACTGTCTAAAGAAGAATATGCGAATCAGTATGTGGAACAGCAAAAATCGGTAAAAAATCCATCGGCTTATAAGTCAAAGTTAATGAAGGACCCGAACTTTGATGAACAGTACCAGAAAGTAGCCAAGCAGACCCAATCGAAAAAGAAAGCAGAAATAGCTAAATCGGAAAAGCAGCAAGAAGAGCAATTGGTTGAAAAACTAAAGGCTGAGTATGGGGAAGAGTTCAAAAATATCCGAGTACCCTATTGCGAAATGGCCAATGAGAATGTCAGTTTGCTGGATGATTTCTTGGAATGGCTCAACGCGAATTACAGTGGGGTAGATCGTCGCAGGTTGTTGGAGAGGGTTGGTGAGCGGGAGCTTCAAAAGTCTGATTGGATCAAGTTCGGAACTTTTATGATCAACCGACAAGGCACCGAATATGAAAAGCGATTTTTTATGAATGCCGATCCTAAATTATATATTCAGATGCGACTCGCTGAATTGCACTCAACACCTAAAGCGAAGCCTGCGAAGAAGAGTGTTTTCTCTGGTTTTTAA
- a CDS encoding DUF58 domain-containing protein has product MDIPKEVAVELIDLLRLEYSSTAFSLLPQQAVFSILAGQHASKLRGRGLDFAEVRQYVAGDDIRTIDWKVTARTKTAHTKVFHEEKERPALVVLDQSSSMFFASEGSMKSVVAAQIAAIAGFKVLKAGDRIGGLVFDDEQFESIKPKRNRQALLHFLEVVVRKNQQLINNTHASPPSGFINQALFKANNMITHDHVVLVISDLKHLDEKGQEYLIKMARHNDVIVALIYDPMEFALPELKIPFVDRFRMQIVAEDSESIRQKFNRSTQQQRTNQLEFLSKHGIPVMEFNTARSIDEQVKEIFGKRY; this is encoded by the coding sequence ATGGATATTCCCAAAGAAGTAGCTGTTGAGCTGATTGATTTATTAAGGTTAGAGTATTCGTCCACTGCATTTAGTCTATTACCCCAACAGGCGGTCTTCAGTATTTTGGCAGGACAGCACGCCTCTAAATTAAGAGGGCGTGGACTTGACTTTGCAGAGGTTAGACAATATGTGGCAGGTGATGATATCAGGACGATCGACTGGAAGGTAACCGCACGCACTAAAACAGCACATACCAAGGTGTTTCATGAAGAAAAGGAACGGCCTGCCTTGGTGGTGCTTGATCAATCTTCCTCCATGTTCTTCGCCTCCGAGGGCTCAATGAAATCGGTTGTCGCCGCCCAAATTGCCGCTATTGCAGGCTTTAAGGTGCTTAAGGCTGGGGATAGAATTGGCGGATTGGTATTTGATGATGAACAATTCGAAAGTATAAAGCCTAAGCGAAATCGTCAGGCTTTGTTGCATTTTCTTGAAGTGGTGGTGCGAAAAAATCAACAGTTGATAAATAATACCCATGCTTCCCCGCCCTCGGGTTTCATTAACCAAGCTCTTTTCAAAGCCAATAATATGATTACCCATGATCATGTTGTTTTGGTCATCAGTGATTTAAAACACCTTGATGAAAAGGGGCAGGAATACCTTATCAAAATGGCAAGGCATAATGATGTTATTGTAGCGTTAATTTATGACCCTATGGAGTTTGCTCTTCCGGAATTGAAAATACCTTTTGTGGACCGGTTTAGGATGCAAATTGTCGCTGAGGATTCGGAGTCTATCCGACAAAAATTCAATAGGTCAACACAGCAACAGCGTACCAATCAATTGGAATTTTTATCTAAGCATGGGATTCCTGTGATGGAGTTTAATACCGCAAGAAGCATTGACGAACAGGTAAAAGAAATTTTCGGAAAAAGATACTAA
- a CDS encoding HAD family hydrolase yields MKKSICYHSIVCCIFYLLVGCSDDAANRNDLTQTDPLPSWNEGKTKSAIIDFVDRATDPEHQDFIAIEDRIATFDNDGNLWSEQPMYFQLLFTIDRVKAMAGQHPEWKEEQPFKAVLEDDIPTLLSLEHKDLFKLLMATHAGITTTAFNQEVKKWMKFSKHPRFNQPYTELVYQPMLELMQFLRSKDFQVFIVSGGGVDFMRAWVTDVYGIPSYQVVGSSMASKFEESQGRVVINKVAKIDFIDDKEGKPVGIHKFIGKRPVFASGNSDGDLQMMQYTAAGEGSRFMLYLHHTDGKREWAYDRNSSIGKLDKGLDEAKKHNWTVIDMAKDWRVIYPFEQ; encoded by the coding sequence ATGAAAAAGTCCATTTGCTATCATTCCATCGTCTGCTGTATATTTTATCTATTGGTCGGGTGCTCAGACGACGCCGCAAACCGCAACGATCTTACACAGACCGACCCGCTACCTTCCTGGAATGAAGGAAAAACCAAGTCGGCTATCATTGATTTTGTAGATCGGGCAACCGACCCTGAACATCAGGACTTTATAGCCATTGAGGACCGGATTGCTACCTTTGATAACGATGGGAATTTGTGGTCGGAGCAACCGATGTATTTTCAATTGCTTTTTACCATTGATAGGGTGAAAGCAATGGCTGGACAACACCCAGAATGGAAAGAAGAGCAACCTTTTAAAGCCGTTTTGGAAGATGATATCCCTACCTTGCTCTCTTTGGAGCATAAGGATTTGTTTAAACTGTTGATGGCTACCCACGCCGGCATAACAACAACAGCGTTCAATCAGGAAGTAAAAAAATGGATGAAATTCAGCAAGCACCCAAGGTTTAATCAGCCTTACACAGAGTTGGTTTATCAGCCGATGCTTGAGTTGATGCAGTTTCTTCGTTCGAAGGATTTTCAGGTTTTTATTGTTTCTGGCGGTGGCGTGGACTTTATGCGAGCGTGGGTAACAGATGTTTATGGCATCCCTTCTTATCAGGTGGTTGGGAGCAGCATGGCAAGTAAATTTGAAGAAAGCCAAGGGCGAGTAGTTATCAATAAGGTAGCTAAGATTGATTTTATTGATGATAAGGAGGGCAAGCCTGTTGGTATTCACAAATTTATTGGCAAACGCCCCGTATTCGCTTCGGGGAATTCAGATGGAGATTTGCAAATGATGCAATACACGGCAGCGGGTGAAGGCAGTCGATTTATGCTTTACCTCCATCATACTGATGGTAAACGAGAATGGGCATATGACCGGAATTCATCGATTGGCAAACTGGATAAAGGATTGGATGAGGCGAAAAAACACAACTGGACAGTCATTGATATGGCCAAAGACTGGCGTGTAATTTACCCTTTCGAACAATAG
- a CDS encoding arylsulfatase, with product MKNLFSFLTLWAATLMTFQVSAQKKPNILVIWGDDIGIHNISTYNHGVMGYKTPNIDRLAKEGAFFTDHYAQQSCTAGRAAFAMGQHPFRTGMLTIGMPGSSHGIPDWTPTIADLLKEQGYVTAQHGKNHFGDRDKHLPTAHGFDQFYGNLYHLNAEEEPETYYYPKDPAFKKKYGPRGVIKSTADGPVQDTGPLTKKRMETADNEFLDATIDFMENAHDEGKPFFIWHNSTRMHVWTHLSDQWKGKSGVGLYADGMLDHDDQVGKLLDKLDQLGIAENTIVIYSTDNGAEKVSWPDGGTSPFHGEKGTTNEGGFRVPQLVRWPGVIEPGTIFNEIMSHEDWIPTLMAAVGEPKIVDKLKKGYRANGKDFKVHLDGHNFLPYLKGEQEKGPRETIFYFSANGELNAVRWGDFKATFATMEGDISTTQRLTPNWPIITHLRADPYETMDKESSMYLKWYADNMWLFVPIQEKIADFMGSIPDYPFQEGSYLNASGITGKNLQLEMRLKALEQK from the coding sequence ATGAAAAACCTATTTTCATTTTTAACCTTATGGGCAGCTACCCTGATGACTTTTCAGGTAAGCGCTCAAAAGAAGCCCAATATCCTGGTGATTTGGGGGGACGATATTGGCATTCACAATATTAGTACTTACAATCATGGCGTGATGGGCTACAAAACGCCAAACATCGATCGATTAGCCAAGGAAGGTGCCTTTTTTACCGATCATTATGCTCAACAAAGCTGTACGGCTGGACGCGCCGCTTTTGCAATGGGTCAACATCCTTTCCGTACCGGAATGTTAACGATCGGAATGCCTGGTTCCTCACATGGTATTCCTGATTGGACACCAACGATTGCTGATTTACTGAAAGAGCAAGGCTATGTGACGGCTCAACATGGTAAAAATCACTTTGGCGATAGGGATAAACATTTACCTACTGCTCACGGATTTGATCAATTTTATGGTAATCTTTATCACCTCAATGCTGAGGAAGAGCCTGAGACTTATTACTACCCTAAGGACCCTGCTTTTAAGAAAAAGTACGGACCGCGTGGAGTGATTAAGTCCACTGCTGATGGACCTGTACAAGATACGGGCCCATTGACTAAAAAACGAATGGAAACGGCTGACAATGAGTTTTTGGATGCCACGATTGATTTTATGGAAAATGCACATGATGAGGGGAAGCCATTTTTTATCTGGCACAACTCCACACGTATGCATGTTTGGACGCACCTATCAGATCAATGGAAGGGTAAATCTGGGGTTGGTCTTTATGCTGATGGTATGCTCGACCATGACGATCAAGTCGGAAAACTATTGGATAAACTTGATCAGCTGGGTATTGCAGAAAACACCATCGTTATTTATTCAACTGATAATGGTGCTGAAAAAGTATCCTGGCCCGATGGGGGAACCTCTCCTTTCCATGGGGAAAAGGGAACAACCAACGAAGGTGGCTTCCGTGTTCCACAATTGGTCCGCTGGCCGGGGGTGATTGAGCCCGGAACGATATTTAATGAGATCATGTCGCATGAGGATTGGATTCCGACCCTTATGGCTGCAGTTGGTGAGCCAAAGATTGTTGATAAACTTAAGAAAGGATATCGTGCCAATGGCAAGGATTTTAAAGTTCACCTGGATGGGCATAACTTCTTACCTTATCTCAAAGGAGAACAGGAAAAAGGTCCTCGGGAAACGATTTTTTATTTCTCAGCAAATGGGGAGTTGAATGCTGTGCGCTGGGGAGACTTCAAAGCTACCTTTGCTACAATGGAAGGCGATATTTCAACTACCCAAAGACTTACACCAAACTGGCCAATCATTACGCATTTGCGTGCTGACCCCTATGAGACAATGGACAAGGAGTCTTCGATGTACTTAAAATGGTATGCCGATAACATGTGGCTGTTTGTTCCAATACAAGAGAAGATTGCAGATTTTATGGGAAGTATTCCCGATTACCCTTTTCAGGAAGGCTCTTACCTTAATGCCAGTGGCATAACAGGTAAAAACCTGCAATTAGAGATGCGTTTGAAAGCTTTAGAGCAAAAATAA
- a CDS encoding ParB/RepB/Spo0J family partition protein, with translation MARVVKRKEPTGNAKRTLADALPKIDKTKIPPTALTTLRVFEDFIHPLSDTEFNNLKQAIKKDGEVFDPIKVWNTGDEKYVIDGHHRLKIAKELGMNLVPFREITDLNDRDDALRWMADNQLGRRNITPLMASFLRGMRLAKGQGQKTTQQLAESMGVSKRTLEVDRNIYQALEYIGKAQREWKELLIMPQDENKSEDPVYENLLKVKKGDLQKLGVRLSNGEQVNLQDWMAEFGDKESTNATEEPREKTIADILSTKFKAYSKLSTSKKFARQLNACSSEEKEDIKVMLREQMAEIRSLLNRVENR, from the coding sequence ATGGCCAGAGTAGTTAAAAGAAAAGAACCGACGGGGAATGCCAAACGAACATTGGCTGATGCCCTGCCAAAAATTGATAAGACAAAAATTCCTCCTACGGCACTCACTACCTTGCGGGTGTTTGAGGATTTCATTCATCCCCTTTCTGATACGGAATTCAATAATCTGAAACAGGCGATCAAGAAAGACGGGGAGGTTTTTGACCCGATTAAGGTGTGGAATACTGGCGATGAGAAATATGTCATTGATGGGCACCACCGACTGAAAATCGCTAAGGAATTGGGCATGAACCTCGTGCCTTTCCGAGAAATCACTGATCTCAATGATCGAGACGATGCCCTGCGATGGATGGCCGATAATCAGTTGGGCCGCCGGAACATTACCCCATTAATGGCATCTTTCCTCAGAGGAATGCGATTGGCAAAAGGGCAGGGACAAAAAACTACCCAACAGTTGGCCGAAAGCATGGGAGTTTCTAAACGTACGCTTGAGGTGGACCGCAATATTTACCAGGCACTGGAATATATTGGCAAAGCGCAACGGGAATGGAAAGAACTGCTGATCATGCCGCAGGATGAAAATAAATCTGAAGACCCTGTTTATGAAAATTTGCTGAAAGTCAAAAAAGGGGATCTGCAAAAGTTGGGAGTCCGCTTGTCTAATGGAGAGCAGGTGAACTTACAGGATTGGATGGCAGAATTTGGAGATAAAGAAAGTACCAATGCCACCGAAGAACCGAGGGAGAAAACTATCGCAGATATCCTTTCCACCAAGTTCAAGGCCTACTCGAAACTATCGACTTCCAAGAAGTTTGCCCGACAGCTGAACGCTTGCTCCTCTGAAGAAAAGGAAGACATTAAGGTGATGCTGCGAGAGCAAATGGCTGAAATCCGATCCTTGTTGAATCGGGTGGAGAATCGTTGA
- a CDS encoding AAA family ATPase encodes MMKNLNVALSKWIRSKKKILNLSEIKEQADVSRNTLNQVINHDQVLSEKLYRQLYPYFEMNYGLTEEKLMDLLNPPAKVIAFWNQKGGVGKTTTAISMCSAFAYSGKKVLLIDADYQNNALAAYGISRYDLEEGEESIPSLMDVLIDNSKFEEALVQPIEDLENYHLLPNYGELTNLLKEGIGLSPLQKSKCFDTLIKSVNRDYDIIVMDMRPDLDTIFSYAPLLGAENVYLPLDASRFSIHGLVDSYNYINTIHKDNPKLKIKGAFFNRIANSKKEDKEAVYDLTVRLEELNIYVFERFVRDLSGIKKAMKHDRDPVSFGKEIKAGLHPEMKGEKATCLNAYEDYMELFEELQETLK; translated from the coding sequence ATGATGAAGAACTTAAATGTCGCTTTGAGTAAGTGGATTCGAAGCAAGAAAAAGATTCTTAATTTGTCTGAGATCAAGGAGCAAGCTGATGTTAGTCGTAATACTTTGAATCAGGTGATCAACCACGATCAAGTTTTGTCAGAGAAGCTATACCGACAGCTGTACCCATATTTTGAGATGAATTACGGTCTAACGGAGGAGAAGCTAATGGACTTGTTGAATCCACCGGCAAAAGTGATTGCTTTCTGGAATCAGAAAGGAGGGGTAGGGAAAACGACCACGGCGATTTCGATGTGTAGCGCTTTTGCCTATTCGGGCAAAAAGGTGTTGCTGATCGATGCCGATTATCAAAACAATGCTTTAGCTGCTTATGGCATCAGTCGATATGATCTGGAAGAAGGAGAGGAGTCCATTCCGTCATTGATGGATGTTTTGATTGATAACAGCAAATTCGAAGAGGCATTGGTTCAGCCAATCGAGGACTTGGAGAACTACCACCTGTTGCCCAATTATGGGGAGTTGACGAACCTGCTGAAGGAGGGGATTGGGCTTTCACCATTGCAGAAATCCAAATGTTTTGATACGCTTATCAAATCGGTTAACCGTGATTACGATATCATTGTGATGGATATGCGCCCTGACCTGGATACGATCTTTTCTTATGCCCCGCTTTTGGGCGCCGAGAATGTTTATCTGCCTTTGGATGCGAGCCGGTTTTCTATTCATGGTTTAGTGGATTCTTATAACTACATCAACACGATTCACAAAGATAATCCCAAGCTGAAAATCAAAGGTGCCTTTTTCAATCGGATTGCCAATAGCAAGAAGGAAGATAAGGAGGCTGTTTATGATTTGACTGTCCGACTGGAAGAGTTGAATATTTATGTGTTTGAGCGGTTTGTCCGTGATTTGTCCGGAATTAAAAAGGCCATGAAGCATGACCGTGACCCGGTGAGCTTTGGCAAGGAAATTAAAGCAGGACTGCACCCGGAGATGAAAGGAGAGAAGGCCACGTGCCTGAATGCCTATGAGGATTATATGGAATTGTTTGAAGAGTTGCAGGAAACCTTAAAGTAA
- a CDS encoding DUF4381 domain-containing protein: MQDYENINIGSLMEPATIPFTFDAPAWSVLWICLFVTAISLILRLIKQYKKRQYRREAVRQIENIFQGGFTEDQMIFRLALILKQVSVLSYGREQVGMLDGHQWFDFLSKRNHQQPVFEPTSQSVFIEQLYKGKHTNIDQQTLLDFKKSAIKWIKNHHV, translated from the coding sequence ATGCAGGATTATGAAAATATCAATATCGGGAGCTTGATGGAACCAGCGACCATCCCCTTCACTTTTGATGCTCCAGCTTGGTCGGTATTATGGATTTGCTTATTTGTAACAGCGATATCATTAATTCTAAGGCTTATCAAACAGTACAAAAAAAGACAATACCGCAGAGAAGCTGTGCGCCAGATTGAAAATATTTTTCAGGGAGGTTTTACTGAAGATCAAATGATTTTTAGGCTGGCACTTATTCTCAAACAGGTATCTGTGCTGAGTTATGGGAGAGAACAGGTGGGGATGTTAGATGGGCACCAATGGTTTGATTTTCTTTCAAAAAGAAATCATCAACAGCCGGTCTTCGAACCAACTTCCCAAAGTGTATTCATTGAACAACTCTATAAGGGGAAGCATACAAACATTGACCAGCAGACCCTTTTGGATTTTAAAAAAAGTGCCATTAAATGGATAAAAAATCACCATGTTTGA
- a CDS encoding helix-turn-helix transcriptional regulator, with protein sequence MELKDVVALQVKFFREQKGYSQRELSDICNFPSSYIFKVEKGLRLPNLENIFKICDGLSIKPRDFIASVEEKLHTPLP encoded by the coding sequence ATGGAACTAAAAGACGTTGTCGCTCTTCAAGTAAAATTTTTCAGAGAACAAAAAGGCTATTCACAGCGTGAGCTGTCAGACATCTGCAATTTTCCCAGTAGCTATATTTTCAAGGTTGAAAAAGGCTTGCGCTTACCAAATCTTGAAAACATTTTTAAAATTTGTGATGGCCTCTCTATTAAGCCCCGTGATTTTATTGCATCGGTTGAAGAGAAACTTCATACCCCCCTACCTTAA